In Centroberyx gerrardi isolate f3 chromosome 11, fCenGer3.hap1.cur.20231027, whole genome shotgun sequence, the following are encoded in one genomic region:
- the LOC144541738 gene encoding histone H2A, giving the protein MSGRGKTGGKARAKAKTRSSRAGLQFPVGRVHRLLRKGNYAQRVGAGAPVYLAAVLEYLTAEILELAGNAARDNKKTRIIPRHLQLAVRNDEELNKLLGGVTIAQGGVLPNIQAVLLPKKTEKAAKK; this is encoded by the coding sequence ATGTCTGGAAGAGGTAAAACCGGCGGCAAAGCTCGTGCCAAGGCAAAGACCCGCTCATCTCGTGCCGGTCTTCAGTTCCCCGTCGGCCGTGTTCACAGGCTGCTGCGCAAAGGCAACTATGCCCAGCGTGTGGGTGCCGGAGCCCCGGTCTATCTGGCGGCGGTGCTCGAGTACCTGACCGCTGAGATCCTGGAGTTGGCCGGAAACGCCGCTCGCGACAACAAAAAGACCCGTATCATCCCCCGTCACCTGCAGCTGGCCGTCCGCAACGACGAGGAGCTCAACAAGCTGCTGGGCGGAGTGACCATCGCTCAGGGCGGCGTGCTGCCCAACATCCAGGCGGTGCTGCTGCCCAAGAAGACCGAGAAGGCCGCCAAGAAGTAA